CGTCCCTGTATTAGGGCCCACCCATATTTCGCCATCTTCACCACCATCTGCCTTTCCTGAGCCATAAAAATCCTTTTCAAAATCGCTTGCAAGAGTCCAAACACCGCTTTTACAAACATAGCGATCGTTCTTGCCGCAGATACCAATTGTTGTAATAAAATTTCCTGTCTGTTTCACGATATTTCTATCGCAAATAGAATCATTCTTTATCGCAGACATCACGCCTTCTTGTTCGGCTCCGCACTCATCAAGTCCAAAAACCAAGTACCAAAAGTTGCGCAAATACTTTTCAAAATCAGGGACTGTTCCCAAATTCCACGCTTCTATATTTTCACGAAGATTCACTCGAGTAATATAGCCCATTCTATTTGCCCATGTAGCCAATTCCAATTTGACGTCTTCATTATCCCAAGTTCCATCAGTTTCAATGTCTGCGGCAAAATCAATCAAGAATTCGGTAAATTCCGCTTCCGAAAGATCCCTGAGCATCAGAATGCTAATAGCAAGCAATGCTGCATTTCCATCGCCTTCGCGGAAAATATCCAAGTCTTCAGGACTATCAAATTCGTCCTGGATTCCAAAAGCCCTGAAAATTTCTGCTTCAGCCTGATTCTTGGCATCTTGCAGACTGAGGCCCGTACCCACTAGATACATCACGCGTTCATATTCCATATGCGTGAGCATGTTGATGTTTACCGAATTCCTTTTAGAAAGGTCCGTCAAGGCTCGCAGCGTCAACATTCCTCCAGACGTTTTCCCGGAAACTTCATTGCGATAATAGCCCGTAGCCTCAAGAATTGCATACTGCGATTCCAGATTGACATTATTGATGACAAAGTCACCTTTGTCACTCATGATGGTCCCCTTGAAGCTCTTGCCGGTCTGTTTCAGCGTTTCGCCCTCCAGTTCCTGCACCGTCACGGCGGAGCCCTTCACGAACGGGCCCTTCTGCGAAACACCCGCCACCTCCTTATTCGAGATAGCGACGATTCCAGAATCATCCGAAGAACCGCCTGCAACCGGCTTGCTTTCGGAGCACGAAGTCAATGCAAGTGCAACGAAAATAAGCGGAATGGTTAACGTCCCAAAACTATTTCTCATTTTGTTCAGCTCCTTTAAAATCCTTGTCCTTTTTCAAACGGTCGCTCATCGGGAACAGTTGCACATTCAGGCGATACACCCGTTCTGTTTCATCATCTTCGGTAGCAATCGCGACCACTCGACGGCGGAAGTCGACAATCTCTTTTTTAATCCGTTCATAGGCATGCTGCGTAAGTCCCAAGACCACGCCAGACATGTCTCGTTCCGAAAGAGGCAAATCCAGCGCCTTGAGCGCAAACTCACCCATTTGTCGTTGCAAGTCTTTTGCTGCCACGGAGACTGCATCAGTCGCTCCCATCGACACGGACTTTTCCGTCTGACGATAATTGCCGTCCCGGTCTTTTTTCAAGAGATTCGCCTTCACCAAGAAATTCAAAGTTTCAGTTACCTCTGCCGCGGTAATCGGCTGTTCGCAGGCATGGGCCATCTCTAGCGGTTTTGCACCGGGCATATGCGGAGCCAATTCGCGTAGCACCGGATTTTTCCAAGACTTATAATAATCAAATTCCTCATTTCCAAGCACATGCACCTTATGTGCATTCGCCAAGGCACAGCGCTTTTCGAAGGCATCGCGTTTTGCAGCGTCATTCTTCGCATGGGCATACGAGACCATTAAAACAAAATAGGTGCATTCAAATCCGGCGAGTCCCATGGCGTTCGCCACCGATCCGGCGGACCCTAAACTCAGATTTCGTTTTCCTTCGCAAATATACTTCAGGTATACAGCCGACGAGAACCCCGCAGCCCTCGCAAACTCTCTCCAGGAAAAGGCGGAACAACGCTTTTGTTCCTCATAGTAATCCTGGATATACTTGCGGTAATCCGTATACTCAACAATATCTTTCACAAAGACAAATATAGGTTTTTAAAATCAATTTGTGTACAAAAATTACGTTTTTCGCCAAATTTTACCATTTTACGCAAAATTTATAAAAATTAAGCACTTTTGTGTACACCCTGCGTATCCAGTGGACACGCCGTAAAGACCAATTAAAAAAGGCAGCCAAAGGCTGCCTCATCAGCTGATTTTTTATTGTCGGTAAACGCGTTCCTTCTCGACGCGAACACCGCTCGCTGAATTTTTCCTAGCCGATTGACCGTTTACCAAATAAGGTTTGTGGTCCACATTAGGTTCAACCTTCTTATGCATCGACTTTGCAATAACAGAAGGCGGTTTCACAGGCTTTCCCTCCGGTAATTCGCCCGTATACATCGGAATCTTGCTAAACGTAGGCGTACCATCATCCTGGAAAATGCACTGATGTGCAAAATAGGCAGGAACACCTTCTTCCATTTCACCTTTATTATCAATAGAACTATTATACACCGTTATATATTGGCAAAGGGCGTAATATGTAGAATCTTTTCTATAGACAAAGTAGTTCGTATCATTTGCAGACGAACCACGTTTCTCGGAAAACTTATAGGATTCAAGCAAATCAGACCCATAATAAGTAATCTCTGCAAAAGCAGTCGTATCGTTCAAGTCTAAGGCAATTCCCGCTTTTAAGCCTTCGACTAGAGCAACGTTCCAAAATGATTGGTCATAATCAAAGAAGTTCCAATGATATAGATAATACCCACAGCCCCCAAACAAAAAAACACATACACAAGATTCATCCACCTGCCAATACGTGATTCCCTTACCCACGACACCAGAACTATCCACAACAAGGCTGTCTTTAGAAAAGCCCCATCGAGTATAGCCATATATCGGTCCGTGCACATCATGACGGGTTAGGTTAACCACCAAAGACTGTTCCCATTCCTTAGCCAGGGCATTGGTCCCAAGTCCAAGCAGCAGCCCGAAGGCCATGGCAAAACCAGATACAAATAAACTCTTTTGATATTTCATACAAGTTCTCCTTATTCATAAATATATCACTTATTCTAAAAAAAAAGAACAACCCCCAGCCATTTTTCATTTAAAAAGCATGCAAATACAGAAAACCCCGGCTTTTCGCCGGGGTCTTTAGTCTCTAGTCTGTAGCGAGCGACGCGAGCGTTCTCTCGTCTAAACTACACACCCTTCTTGAAGCGCTTGCTCCACCACAGAACGATCGGAGAGCAGATGCACACGGAGGAGTAGGTACCGACAAGGATACCGAAGCACTGCACCAAGCCGAAGTCGCGAATGGAAGAACCACCCATCACGGCGAGGATCACGCACACGAACAAAGTCGTGAGAGAGGTCACCATGGTACGGCTGAAGCACTGGTTCAGGGACTTGTTGATGGTTTCGGCGAAGTTGCTGGAACCATACACGGCAGTGTTTTCACGAATACGGTCGAAGTTCACGATGGTGTCGTTCACAGAGTAACCGATCATGGTGAGGAGCGAGGCAATCAAGGCGCCATCAAAGGAAAGACCGAAGGCGGAGATGAAGCCAAGCGTAATCACGGTATCGTGTACCAGGCCGAGCACGGCCGCGACACCGAAGCCGAGACCGAACTTACCGAAGCGGAACCACACGTAAATCAAAATGCCGAGCCATGCGAGAATCACAGAAAGGATTGCGTTAAAGCGGAGTTCCTTACCGATGGTCGGACCCACATTGTCCTTAGCGACGATTTCGCACTTCTGACCGGCCTTTTCGAAGGCCTGAGCCATCTTGAGTTCGAACTGGGCGTCATCAGAGGCGCGCATGCTAATCTGGTAAGAGTTAGCAGAAGTACCACCGAGCGTACGGACCTTCGTGCCAGAAATACCGGCAGCAGACAAAGCCTTGCTCAAGTCCTTTTCATGCTTATCGCTATCCTGGTACTGCACGGTATAAACCTGGCCACCAGTGAAGTCGATGCTGAAGTCAAAGCCCTTGATGGCGATGAAGGCGATAGAGGCAACAATCAGGATCATGGAAATGAGACCGAAACGACGGCGGTTCGGAATGATCTGGAGGTTAGCTTCGTTGATAGCCTTGAAGCCGCCACCGATAGAAAGGGTCGTAGCGTCGCGCTTGGCAAGCTTCCAATCCAAGATGGAGCGGGTCACCGTGATAGCGCAGAACAAGGAAGTCAAAATACCGATCGTAAGCGTAAGACCGAAACCCTTCACGGAACCGGTACCAATCTTATAAAGGATAAGGCCGGTAAGCACGGTGGTCAAGTTGGAGTCCAAGATGGCACCGAAGGCGCGTTCGTAACCCTTGGCCACGGCGGCGCGGGCGGTCAGGCCGTTCTTGAGTTCTTCACGGATACGTTCGTAAATAATCACGTTGGCGTCGAGAGACATACCGACCACGAGGATGAAGCCTGCGATACCCGGCAAGGTCAACGTAGCGTTAAACACAGACATCACGGCGGCGGTCACCAAGGTGTTGATCACCATACCAAAGCTAGCGATAAGACCACCGAGGCGGTAGTAGGCAACCATGAACACCAAGCAGAGGATAAGGCCGATAGCACCGGAACCGAAACCCTGCACAATGTTTTCTTCACCGAGGGTTGCACCCACGCTGCGGCTTTCAATAATCTTCATCGGAGCCTTGAGGGCACCGGCGCGAAGCACCACGGAGAGGCGGTTAGCTTCGGCCATGTCGTCGAGACCCGTAATCTGGGCTTCGCCGTTCGGGATACGGTCGCGGATCACCGGAGCAGAAATCACCTGGTTGTCGAGCACGATAGCCATCTGCTTGCCGATGTTGGCGGCAGTCACAGCAGAGAACTTCTTGGGACCAATGCCACCGAACTTGAGGCTCACGGCCACTTCACCGGCGCTCACACCGTCAGACACGCGGTAGGGGCGAGCATCGACCACATCGTCACCGGCCATTTCGGCACGGCGCTTGAGCAAGTAAAGGCGCTTGGCCTTGATCTTGGAATCACGCTGCACCGGTTCGAGACCGCTGCCGAAAGCGAAAGCGACATCTCGCGGAATCAGCTTCTGCACACCGTCGGTTGCGAGGAGCTTCTTCACCTTTTCCACATTTTCTTCGGCGATAAAGCCGCCGTTACCAAAGCTCAGGTAGTAAGCGCTAAGAGCAACGCCGACTTCAGATGCCGGTTGAGCCTCGACTGCGGCAGAATCCTTGGCGGAATCGGTTGCGGCCACTTCGGCTGCCGGAGCCTTACCGAGCAATTCGTCATCGGAAAGGGTCTTGGTCGTATCCTTGGCGGAATCAGCCTTGGCGACCGTAGAATCCTTGGCAGTGGAATCCGTAGCGGCGGAGTCAGCCACGATGTCGGTCGTCTGGCGGGTCAGGTACTGGTCAATGAGGCCGACCACCTGGGTAAACTTTTCAGCTTCGGCCAGAATCTTGAATTCGAGCTTAGCGGTCGAACCCACGAGAGCCTTTGCAGTGGAGTCATCCACGCCTGCCAGTTCAACCACGATTCGGTCGTCGCCGGACGGGGAAATCTGCGGTTCAGAAAGACCGTACTGGTCAACGCGGTTACGGATGATTTCGAGGGACTGTTCCTGAATGTCCTTGATATCGTCGCCCTTGATGTTCGACTTGTCGATTTCGAGCGTAATGGCCGTACCGCCGGCAAGGTCCAAGCCGAAGTTGATGGACTTTGCGCCCACCTTCGGGTTTTCCTTGAGGAAGGTCTGCTTTTCTTCGCCCTTCTTGGTGTGAACCTGGATAGAAGGCCATACCGTGTAGGCCGACAAAACAATGACGAGGAGAATAATGAGTTCTCGCATGCCGAATTTTTTCTTATTCATTTGTAATCCCTATAAGGCATTATTCACTAAGTTTTGCGCGCAAAGATAGAAAAAGTTATGCAATCATGTCTTCCTGGCCTTGAGCCGGAATCTCCTTTTTCAGCCGAAATTCACACGAATTCAATTTTGCTAACGCAAAATCTGATTGTTTTAGGTTTTTAAACAATGTTGAATTTAAATTCGGCACCTTCTTGCAGCACAACGAGGGTCATCGTCTTTTTGCCGAGGGTACGCTCGATAGCAAAGCCGTTGTCGGCAGAGCGGATTTCGAGTTTTCCTTCGCGCAGTACCGCATTCTTGTTGCGGAGTGCAATCATCTGCTTGATAAATTCATACAGCGGCTTGGATTGCATCTCGGAAAGTTTGCTCCACGGCACGCTACGGCGGTTGTCAGGATCCTTGCCGCCCTTCATCGAAAGTTCTTCGCCGTAATAAATACACGGGGCACCCGGCAAGAAGAAGAGAATCGTATACGCGAGCTTGATTCGTTCGAGGCTTGCGCAAGGTTGCGACATCAGGCGCGTGGTATCGTGGCTTCCGAGCAAGTTCATGGGAATGTCGCCGCGGCCTTCGGGGAAAGCCTTCTGCAAGCGCTCGCCGAATTCCTTGATCGAAATCGGATTCTCGTCGAACAGGAACTGCATCGTCGCCTTGCGGAACACGTAATTCATCACGCCATCGAACTGATCACCTTTTAGCCAGCGAGAAGGTTCGTCCCAAATCTCGCCCACAATATAGGCTTCGGGGTTCACATTCTTCACGCGGCGGCGGAATTCCTGCCAAAAGCTGTCATCGTCAATTTCATTCGGAACATCCAAGCGCCAGCCGTCAATGCCACGCTTCATCCAGTACTCGCCTACGCTAAAAAGGTACTCGCGAACATCGGGGCAGTCCGTATTGAATTTCGGGAGCGCCGGAAAATTCCACCAGCATTCATAATTCGGTTTGTCGGTATAGGCGTTAAGCGGCCAGCCCTTTACATGGAACCAATCCACGTACGGCGAATGCTCACCCAGCTCCATCAGGCTATTGAACTGAAAGAATCCGCGAGAACAATGGTTGAACACGCCATCCAGAATCACGCGCAACTTTAGCTTGTGAGCCTTCTTGACCAAGCGGTCAAAATCTTCGAGCGTACCGAGCACCGGGTCAATCTCGAAGTAGTCCACCGTATGGTAGCGGTGATTCGAATTGCTCTTGAAAATCGGGCACAGGTAAATCGCATTGACGCCGAGGCCCGCGATGTATTCAAGTTTGTCTTCAATACCCGCGAGGTTTCCGCCAAACATGTTTTCGCGAGTGGGCTTGCTTCCCCACTCCACGAACTTGCCTACGGCCTTGTAACGCCCCGAACGGCAGAACCGATCCGGAAAGATTTGATAAAAAATAGCGTCTTTAACCCAAGCAGGAGCGAACATAGGCGGTGTGAGGTGCGAAATGTGTGGCGTGAAATTATTAATTACACATTCCACACTACACATTACACATTGTAATTAGATTTTCCACATGGGGCGGCGCTTGCGCACATCCACGAGCATGCGGATATCGGAGCTAAGCGACGAGTAATCCATCAGTTCGTCCACGGAACAAGGCATACGGTAGCACCAGTTCTTGCCACCCACCGTACCCGGCACATTCACGCGCTCTTCTTCGGGCGCGCACTTGCTAAGGCTTGCCGAAAGAGCGAAGTAGTCCTGTACCGGCAAGATGCAGAACAGACTGTTGGTGGTATACACGTGGGCCAAAATCTGGCGGGCCACCGACGGAGTAACTTCTTCGGGAGCCTTGCCCGACAGGTGGGCATGGGACCAGTACAAGTCACGGTCAAAGTCTTTTTCTTGCCACAGTCCGCGCAAAGTCGACGTATCGTGGCAGCTGGTGGCGCACACGGACATGCGCGGGTATTCGTCCATGTCGTAGTAGGGCGAATAGGGAGCATTCCAGTTGCGGGCCCAGCGTTCAATACGCAGCGAAAGAATATTGAGCTTGTTCAACACAGTCGGGACACAGGGCGGTACGGCACCCAAGTCTTCGGCGCATACCAACATATCGGTTTCTTGAGAAAGCACCGACAGAAGCTTGGTAGCGTTGGCTTCCCACAGGCCGTTCTGGGCGTTTTCGTTTTCCTTAATCAGGTTACGCAACTTTTCCTGTTCGTAATCCGGCAAGGTAAAGAACACCGGAGCATTGTACCAGTACCAATACGGGTAGAAATTGTTCTCGTCGCCCGAGGGTACGAACACGCGGTTCCAATAAACCTTGAGCAGCTTGTCCTTGACTTCTTGCGGTTCGTTCATGCCAAGGATTGCCTTTTCGGAGCTAAACTCGGACTTGAGAATCAAGCGGTCCGGATGACCTTCGAGCTGGGTAAAGCAAATCGGAGCAAGACGGTCGGCGTCAGCGCCCAAGAATTCGCGCAACTGGTCAATGCCGTAATTCGGGCGGCGCAGGTATTCCAGCGTTTCGCGCATAAAGCCAGCGGCAGCGAGCTTGTCGTAAGTGAGCGGCACGCACGGGTTAAAATAACCCAGAATGCCCGTGACTTCTTGCTGCGGAATCGACCAGATGCGGAAGAAGCCCAGCACATGGTCAATACGGTAAGCATGGTAGAACTTGCTTGCCTGAGCCAAGCGGCGGCGCCACCATTCAAAGTTGTCTTTTTCGATCACGTCCCAGCGGTACGTAGGAAATCCCCAATTCTGGCCGCTGTAGCTGAACATATCAGGAGGAGCACCCGCACGGTCGTCCAGCGAGAAGTACTTGCGGTCAGCCCAAACGTCGGCGCTGTCTTCGTTAATGAGAATCGGAATGTCGCCCTTGATGCGGACACCCATTTTAGAAACTTCGGCTACGGCAGCGCTAAACTGCTTTTCGGCCTCGAACTGCATCCAGGCCTGGAACAGGTTGTCTTTCGCGAACTTTTTCCAAAGGGCCTCGATATCCTTCGCTGTCGGGTCACGGTAGTTTTTCCAGTCCTTCCAGCTTCTTTCGTCGTTCTGAGCCTTGAGCGTGCAATAGACACAGTAGGGCTTGGCCCAAGCGTTATTGTCTATCCAGCGCAAAAGAATCTTGTCTTTTTTCAGGTCGTCGTAGCGGTTGTCAAAAATCTTGCGAAGAACGAAACGCTTCCAGGTCGAAATATTGTAGTAGTCGATTTTTCCGTACTTCTGGAATTCCAACTTACCCTGCTGGATTTCATCTTCGTATTCCGAAGAACCTTCCACCGACTGCACATTGATAAACACCGGGTTCAAGGCAAAGGCACTGCGTGCACTGTAAGGGCTAGATTCAGCCCCCGTGTCGTTCACCGGCAAAAGCTGAATAATATTGAAATTGCAAAAAGCGGCCCAGCGGCCAAAGGGAATCAGGTCCAGGTATTCACCGATACCGATGCTCTGCTTGCTATAAAGGCTAAAAAGGGGAACGGCCACGCCGCTCTGGAAATATGAAATGTCACCGTAACGCATATCAATAATTTAGAAAAAGTCGGAAGTTGTCGGTAGACAGTAGCCAGTGGTTAAGAAATAAAAAGCCTTTTCCGCAGTTCTTGCGAAAAAGGCGATAAATTGTGTTTTTTTTCGTTTAAATCAGGCGGAGGATTTCCTGCGCGGTCTGTTCGGCAAAGGTGTTGTCCTGCACAAAGCGACGAACTTCGGTCGGGTTGATTCGGGCGTATTCCGAAAGGGCGCGACCGATACCGTTACGAATGTAGTAGTCGTCATCCTTGGCGCAGGTCAGGCAGAACTGTCTGAGCAGCGGCCAGTCGGTACGATCCTTGTACTGAATCTGGAAAATGATCGCGCTACGGCGCACCCACACGTTCGGGTCGCGAATCCAGGAAGCGATCTTGGAGCGCAGCGCCGGCAAGCGGAGCGCCAAGTCACCCAGGACGCAAGCGGCGAGCGTATCGACGGTATCGCGCCAGGCACGGGTCTTGATTAACTTTTTAAGGAAGGCAAGGTGCTGTCCACCGAGCAGGACCCTGTGGCGGAACAGGTAGTCGCAAGCCGCATACTGGATTTCACGATACGGCTGTGCCCACATGTCCTCGACCCTAGCCACCAATTCGTCACCATCTTTCGGAGGATACTTGTCGAATATGGGGTAGGTCACCTCACGGCGGGGAACAAGGCGAATTCCAAGGAAATCGAACTGTTCTCGGGCCTTCTTAGACATTTCATGTGCTTCTTCTTCATTAGAGATAGCACGGAGAGCAAGTAATATTTCTTGAGTAAACCGAAGCATGTATAACAAAAATAGTCCAAAAAAAATTTTTTTTCTAGGTCTTGACAAGCATTTTTTTCAATTTTTTTTAAATTTGGGTCGCATTTTTTACAATAAATTGACTTTTTCCACTCTTGACAAGCCTACAAAGGGCGAAAAATGGGGTTTTATGGATCAGAATTTGTCTAATATTGCGCTTCAAATCATCGAAGTTCCGCCGGAACTCCGCGGCCTCACCGACGAAGAAATCATCCAGAATTCCGAAAAAGTCAAGAAAGATTTTAGCGGGAAACGCAAGAACGGGGCCGCGAGGCCCTCCAAGAAAGACCGCCTCGCCCAGAAGCAGCAAAGGGAATACCAAGAAGCCCAGAACATCGCAAACGAGATCTTCGGCTCCATTCCCAGGCAGGGCGACCTGTACTTCAAGCCCAAGACCCAGATTCCGGGAATCCCGTCCATGAGCGAACTTCCCTTGGAAAAGCAGATGATGCTGAAGACCGCCTTTACCGAAGAAAGCAAGGGCTACAGCGCCTACGACCTGAAAAGCAGTTCCGAATCTATCAAGCCGAAGGCCACGGTTTCGGAATCTCCGAAACCTGCATCAGGCAGAGTCCTCAAGGCATCGTTCGGTTTTAAGGGCGGCGACAAGCCCAAGGCGGTGATTGTATCGGCCTCAGACCTCGCCAAGCAAAAAGCCGAAGAACGCGCCAAGAAGATTCAAGATTTCTTTAAAGCAAGGCACCCGGAAGCAACCACCATGCCCGACGGAACTCCCGTAAAGCGCGGCCGCGGAAGACCGAGGAAAAATCCGGTGGTTTAGTAGACAGTAGGAAGTAGACTGTAGGCGGTAGGCTGGTGGTTTGGTATAAAATCAGACGGACTTTGTCCGTCTTTTTTTGATATTCCCTTGCAAGCCAAAAAAAACTCCTTCCCGGGGTGAGAAGGAGTTTTGAGAGGCAACGATCAGACTCGAACTGATGAATAAGGCTTTTGCAGAGCCGCCCCTTACCAACTTGGGTACGTCGCCAAAGTGAAACGCAATATAGGTAAATTTATTCCCTTTTTCAAGGGCAAACCGGGCATTTTTTGCATTTTTTTATCTTTTAGGCATGACTAAACCGCCGTTCAAGGTCAGGTTCAAGGCATTTCTTGTAACCCTCTGGATTAAAAGCCTGCGCGTAAGGCTAAAAACGCCCGAATCATTTGCGCCGGGAATCCTTGGGGTATGGCATCAAGATCTACTCGCGAGTGCCGCCGCCTTTAAAAACTGGGGCGTGCACACGCTCGTTTCGGAATCAAGCGACGGCGACCTTTTCGCGACCATCGTCCAAAATCTCGGCTACAGTGTCACACGCGGCTCTAGCACCCACGGCGCCACCAACGTGCGCCACTTGCTTATACCGCTCCGCGAAGGCCGCTTTGTAGGCATGGCACTAGACGGCCCTCGCGGACCGGCAGGCGTAGTCAAAAAAGGCTCGCTCTGGCTTTCCAAATCAAGCAACACTCCCCTATGGCAAATCAGCGCCAAGTACGGCGCGCACATCATACTAAAAACATGGGATAAATTCGTCTTGCCCCTGCCGCTGACACGTATTGACATCGAAATTAAATTATCTTTGTGACTGCAAATCATACCAAGGTGATAACTTATTAACTAAGGAATAAATCGTGATTTTAATGCCCCCTAAATTTGTCGCCTTCGACCTTGAAACTACAGGTCTTAACAACCAGAAAGATGAAATCATTGAAATCGGTGCCGTCAAGTTCACCGTCGAAACCAAGAACGGCAAAGTCGTGCCCAAGCTGCTCGGCGAGCTCGAAACCTTCGTGAAGCCGAACATGATGATTCCGGCCGAAGCCTCTGCCGTGAACCACATTTACGACAGCGACGTGCAAGACGCCCCCGCCGTGGGTGACGCCATCAAGAAGTTCACCGAATTCTGCGGCCAGAGTTCCATTCTGCTCGCCCACAACGCAAACTTCGACGCAAGCTTTTTGCGTGTCGCCTACCAGAACAACCCACAGCTCGTGCCCGGCAACCCCGTGATCGACTCCCTCGCTATTTCCAAGGCAATCATGCCCGAAGCAAGTTCCCACAAGCTCGGTATTTTGGCTAACATGTTCCAACGCCGCGACGAAATCAGCATGAAGATTGAATCCGACAAAATGCACCGCGCCGTTTACGACTGCCTGATGCTCATGGAAGTGTTCGTGGCCCTGCTCCGCCGCCGCTTTAAGGAAAAGGACTGGGAAATGGCCTGCATCATGAAGAACATGGAAAAGTACAAGGGCATTCCGCAGTTCATCAACAAATAAGCGTTTTTCAAATCGAACTTTAAATGCGGACATTCATTTGTCCGCATTTTTGTTATAAACGCAAGTCCATAAAAAAAGAACCGCCCCCGAAGGAGCGGCTTTTAAGATTTCTAGTGATTTAGAAAAAGCTTAGGCTTTCTCTGCAACCACCCAAACCTTGACCTGAGCTTCAACGTCGCTGAAGACCTTGATCGTCACGGTGTAAACACCGAGCTGCTTGATCGGTTCTTCGAGAGCAACCTGAGCACGGGTAACCTTAACGCCCTGCTTGGTGATGGCGTCAGCGATGTCAGAAGCGGTCACAGAACCGTACAGACGTTCGCCTTCCACAACGCGGCGTTCGAGGTTAACAGAAATCTGAGAAAGCTTAGCAGCCACATCGCCAGCGGCAGCGAGTTCCTTCTGGAACTGAGCTTCGACGGCAGCGCGGTTGTTTTCGATTTCGAGCTTGGCTTCCTTGGTAGCGCGAACAGCGAGCTTGCGCGGGAAGAGGTAGTTACGGGCATAGCCGTCCTTAACCTTCACGACGTCAAGCATCTTGCCCAAGTGGGGAACGTTGGCCTTAAGAATAATTTCCATAGTCTAGTTCCTCCTTAGCGCAGACTGTCCGAAACGAACGGGAGAATAGCCATCTGACGGGCACGCTTGATAGCTTCGTTCAGCATACGCTGATACTTGGCGGAGGTGCCAGAAATGCGGCGAGGAATGATCTTACCACGTTCAGAGATAAAGCGACGAAGAGTCTTTTCGTCCTTATAGTCAATGAACTTGATGTTGTTTTCCGTGAACCAGCAAGTCTTCTTGCGGCGGATACGGGTTGCCTGCTTCTTATCTTCAAA
This genomic stretch from Fibrobacter sp. UWB15 harbors:
- a CDS encoding PolC-type DNA polymerase III, producing the protein MPPKFVAFDLETTGLNNQKDEIIEIGAVKFTVETKNGKVVPKLLGELETFVKPNMMIPAEASAVNHIYDSDVQDAPAVGDAIKKFTEFCGQSSILLAHNANFDASFLRVAYQNNPQLVPGNPVIDSLAISKAIMPEASSHKLGILANMFQRRDEISMKIESDKMHRAVYDCLMLMEVFVALLRRRFKEKDWEMACIMKNMEKYKGIPQFINK
- the rplI gene encoding 50S ribosomal protein L9; this translates as MEIILKANVPHLGKMLDVVKVKDGYARNYLFPRKLAVRATKEAKLEIENNRAAVEAQFQKELAAAGDVAAKLSQISVNLERRVVEGERLYGSVTASDIADAITKQGVKVTRAQVALEEPIKQLGVYTVTIKVFSDVEAQVKVWVVAEKA
- the rpsR gene encoding 30S ribosomal protein S18, coding for MAFEDKKQATRIRRKKTCWFTENNIKFIDYKDEKTLRRFISERGKIIPRRISGTSAKYQRMLNEAIKRARQMAILPFVSDSLR